A DNA window from Drosophila pseudoobscura strain MV-25-SWS-2005 chromosome 2, UCI_Dpse_MV25, whole genome shotgun sequence contains the following coding sequences:
- the LOC6897557 gene encoding transcription elongation regulator 1 isoform X5: METSLDESMDSERASSPVDFQEENQSPPGVALNINGNGSASASASQEGPNGVAIAKEKPTDVTWSKPFNAFSGRPIGEHSAQQQTLQQQALQQQQQQQQQPPTHHQQMPPPGANGVAAATSEIWVETKAEDGRSYYYHAVTRETTWTRPDGPTVKIMTQTEVEEIAKRPPNAAVKPDVKAGEPSLGSEMAAVPHLTSQPPPHLMSQPPPNAAGPLLSQPPPNVRQQPPPMFQPPGMQPPPGFGQPPFCMPPPAYGFPGGAAPGGPWGVGVPPWQQQQQQQQHMHAPPGGQDKPAKTLIIKPGVIDPAVIARAAEWSEHRAPDGRPYYYHAARGESVWEKPQALRDMEAARMAAHSGVAPAVGPPGGIPPHLLPNPMMHMPPGTAPPGFDPQMAYAAAAAAMKANTESAKASQAAALEKEAKKAAEEKRKKEEEQKKQAAATAKQTDKSRPVTSTPIAGTPWCVVWTGDARVFFYNPSTRTSVWDRPEDLMNREDVDKAVNDRPEQLKTEEEKSAEAAEQKTNEESGEELASAVAQAQAQQPDVQHIEPEEEDDEEVIKIGTESESSVEEVPTKRVRMGKKMTKSKRSEDAALEAEQRAAKERALIPLEMRVTQFKEMLREKDVSAFSTWEKELHKIVFDPRYLLLTSKERKQVFEKYVKDRAEEERKEKRNKMRQKRDDFRSLMEEARLHGKSSFSEFSQKNAKEERYRAIEKVRERESLFNEYIVDVRRREKEDKQLKKEQPLATATTSYRLQHKCTTTQKKTSPKTTITQNDSNIKNNNNNNNLQQHLRRHRTTHTTLAICVTIYLTTKKGSVQPKY, encoded by the exons ATGGAAACCAGTTTAGACGAGAGCATGGACAGTGAGCGGGCCAGTTCGCCGGTAGACTTTCAGGAAGAGAATCAATCTCCTCCAGGAGTCGCCCTGAACatcaatggcaatggcagtgccagtgccagtgccagtcaaGAGGGGCCGAACGGCGTTGCTATAGCGAAGGAAAAACCGACCGATGTCACTTG GAGTAAACCTTTTAATGCATTTAGTGGCCGCCCCATCGGCGAGCACTCGGCCCAGCAGCAGACGCTGCAACAGCAGGcgctacaacaacagcagcagcaacaacaacagccaccgACACACCACCAACAGATGCCTCCTCCAGGGGCAAATGGTGTGGCGGCGGCCACATCAGAGATTTGGGTGGAGACGAAGGCGGAGGATGGACGCTCCTACTATTACCATGCGGTGACGCGCGAAACCACCTGGACACGTCCGGATGGGCCCACTGTCAAAATAATGACCCAAACTGAGGTAGAAGAGATAGCCAAGAGGCCGCCGAATGCGGCTGTCAAGCCGGATGTGAAAGCTGGCGAACCATCTCTGGGCTCTGAGATGGCAGCAGTACCCCATCTGACATCGCAGCCACCGCCTCATCTGATGAGCCAACCCCCTCCGAATGCAGCCGGTCCGCTGCTGTCGCAGCCTCCGCCCAATGTGCGACAACAGCCGCCGCCCATGTTTCAACCTCCTGGGATGCAGCCGCCTCCTGGTTTTGGCCAGCCGCCCTTCTGCATGCCCCCGCCTGCATATGGCTTTCCGGGGGGTGCTGCTCCCGGTGGACCCTGGGGCGTGGGTGTGCCgccatggcagcagcaacaacagcagcagcagcacatgcACGCTCCGCCAGGCGGCCAGGATAAGCCAGCCAAGACGCTGATCATCAAGCCAGGCGTCATAGATCCAGCGGTCATTGCACGGGCAGCGGAATGGTCCGAGCATCGTGCTCCGGATGGCAGGCCGTATTATTATCATGCTGCGCGCGGGGAGAGCGTGTGGGAGAAGCCGCAGGCTCTGAGGGACATGGAGGCGGCCCGTATGGCTGCACACTCCGGTGTGGCGCCAGCAGTTGGACCTCCAGGCGGAATACCACCCCATTTGCTGCCCAATCCGATGATGCACATGCCTCCGGGCACGGCGCCACCGGGATTTGATCCCCAAATGGCGTATgcggcagctgccgccgccatgAAAGCGAACACCGAGAGTGCAAAGGCATCGCAGGCAGCCGCCTTGGAAAAGGAGGCGAAGAAGGCGGCCGAAGAGAAGCgcaagaaggaggaggagcaaaaGAAGCAAGCGGCGGCCACGGCCAAGCAGACGGACAAGTCTCGCCCAGTTACGAGCACCCCCATTGCGGGCACACCCTGGTGTGTGGTCTGGACTGGCGATGCTCGTGTCTTCTTTTACAATCCCTCGACGCGGACTTCGGTCTGGGATCGACCCGAGGATCTAATGAACCGTGAGGATGTGGACAAGGCGGTCAACGATCGACCCGAACAGCTCAAAACGGAGGAGGAAAAGTCCGCTGAAGCGGCAGAACAGAAGACCAACGAGGAATCAGGAGAAGAGCTAGCCTCAGCCGTGGCCCAGGCGCAGGCACAGCAGCCGGACGTCCAGCACATTGAACCGGAAGAGGAGGATGACGAGGAGGTCATAAAGATTGGCACTGAATCCGAGTCCAGTGTCGAGGAGGTCCCCACCAAGCGCGTGCGGATGGGTAAGAAAA tGACAAAATCGAAGCGGTCCGAGGATGCTGCATTGGAGGCCGAACAGAGGGCAGCCAAGGAGCGTGCCCTCATTCCCCTGGAGATGCGCGTCACACAGTTCAAGGAGATGCTGCGGGAGAAGGATGTGTCGGCGTTCAGCACGTGGGAGAAGGAGCTGCACAAGATTGTCTTTGATCCGCGGTATCTGCTGCTCACATCGAAGGAACGCAAACAGGTATTTGAAAAGTATGTCAAGGACCGGGCCGAAGAGGAGCGCAAGGAGAAGCGCAACAAGATGCGACAGAAGCGCGATGACTTCCGTAGCCTTATGGAGGAGGCCAGGCTGCATGGCAA ATCCTCCTTCTCAGAGTTTAGCCAGAAGAATGCCAAGGAGGAGCGATATCGGGCCATCGAGAAGGTGCGCGAGCGCGAGAGCCTCTTCAACGAGTACATCGTGGACGTACGCCGTCGGGAGAAGGAGGACAAGCAACTAAAAAAAGAACAG
- the LOC6897557 gene encoding transcription elongation regulator 1 isoform X6 — METSLDESMDSERASSPVDFQEENQSPPGVALNINGNGSASASASQEGPNGVAIAKEKPTDVTWSKPFNAFSGRPIGEHSAQQQTLQQQALQQQQQQQQQPPTHHQQMPPPGANGVAAATSEIWVETKAEDGRSYYYHAVTRETTWTRPDGPTVKIMTQTEVEEIAKRPPNAAVKPDVKAGEPSLGSEMAAVPHLTSQPPPHLMSQPPPNAAGPLLSQPPPNVRQQPPPMFQPPGMQPPPGFGQPPFCMPPPAYGFPGGAAPGGPWGVGVPPWQQQQQQQQHMHAPPGGQDKPAKTLIIKPGVIDPAVIARAAEWSEHRAPDGRPYYYHAARGESVWEKPQALRDMEAARMAAHSGVAPAVGPPGGIPPHLLPNPMMHMPPGTAPPGFDPQMAYAAAAAAMKANTESAKASQAAALEKEAKKAAEEKRKKEEEQKKQAAATAKQTDKSRPVTSTPIAGTPWCVVWTGDARVFFYNPSTRTSVWDRPEDLMNREDVDKAVNDRPEQLKTEEEKSAEAAEQKTNEESGEELASAVAQAQAQQPDVQHIEPEEEDDEEVIKIGTESESSVEEVPTKRVRMGKKMTKSKRSEDAALEAEQRAAKERALIPLEMRVTQFKEMLREKDVSAFSTWEKELHKIVFDPRYLLLTSKERKQVFEKYVKDRAEEERKEKRNKMRQKRDDFRSLMEEARLHGKSSFSEFSQKNAKEERYRAIEKVRERESLFNEYIVDVRRREKEDKQLKKEQPLATATTSYRLQHKCTTTQKKTSPKTTITQNDSNIKNNNNNNNLQQHLRRHRTTHTTLAICVDVM, encoded by the exons ATGGAAACCAGTTTAGACGAGAGCATGGACAGTGAGCGGGCCAGTTCGCCGGTAGACTTTCAGGAAGAGAATCAATCTCCTCCAGGAGTCGCCCTGAACatcaatggcaatggcagtgccagtgccagtgccagtcaaGAGGGGCCGAACGGCGTTGCTATAGCGAAGGAAAAACCGACCGATGTCACTTG GAGTAAACCTTTTAATGCATTTAGTGGCCGCCCCATCGGCGAGCACTCGGCCCAGCAGCAGACGCTGCAACAGCAGGcgctacaacaacagcagcagcaacaacaacagccaccgACACACCACCAACAGATGCCTCCTCCAGGGGCAAATGGTGTGGCGGCGGCCACATCAGAGATTTGGGTGGAGACGAAGGCGGAGGATGGACGCTCCTACTATTACCATGCGGTGACGCGCGAAACCACCTGGACACGTCCGGATGGGCCCACTGTCAAAATAATGACCCAAACTGAGGTAGAAGAGATAGCCAAGAGGCCGCCGAATGCGGCTGTCAAGCCGGATGTGAAAGCTGGCGAACCATCTCTGGGCTCTGAGATGGCAGCAGTACCCCATCTGACATCGCAGCCACCGCCTCATCTGATGAGCCAACCCCCTCCGAATGCAGCCGGTCCGCTGCTGTCGCAGCCTCCGCCCAATGTGCGACAACAGCCGCCGCCCATGTTTCAACCTCCTGGGATGCAGCCGCCTCCTGGTTTTGGCCAGCCGCCCTTCTGCATGCCCCCGCCTGCATATGGCTTTCCGGGGGGTGCTGCTCCCGGTGGACCCTGGGGCGTGGGTGTGCCgccatggcagcagcaacaacagcagcagcagcacatgcACGCTCCGCCAGGCGGCCAGGATAAGCCAGCCAAGACGCTGATCATCAAGCCAGGCGTCATAGATCCAGCGGTCATTGCACGGGCAGCGGAATGGTCCGAGCATCGTGCTCCGGATGGCAGGCCGTATTATTATCATGCTGCGCGCGGGGAGAGCGTGTGGGAGAAGCCGCAGGCTCTGAGGGACATGGAGGCGGCCCGTATGGCTGCACACTCCGGTGTGGCGCCAGCAGTTGGACCTCCAGGCGGAATACCACCCCATTTGCTGCCCAATCCGATGATGCACATGCCTCCGGGCACGGCGCCACCGGGATTTGATCCCCAAATGGCGTATgcggcagctgccgccgccatgAAAGCGAACACCGAGAGTGCAAAGGCATCGCAGGCAGCCGCCTTGGAAAAGGAGGCGAAGAAGGCGGCCGAAGAGAAGCgcaagaaggaggaggagcaaaaGAAGCAAGCGGCGGCCACGGCCAAGCAGACGGACAAGTCTCGCCCAGTTACGAGCACCCCCATTGCGGGCACACCCTGGTGTGTGGTCTGGACTGGCGATGCTCGTGTCTTCTTTTACAATCCCTCGACGCGGACTTCGGTCTGGGATCGACCCGAGGATCTAATGAACCGTGAGGATGTGGACAAGGCGGTCAACGATCGACCCGAACAGCTCAAAACGGAGGAGGAAAAGTCCGCTGAAGCGGCAGAACAGAAGACCAACGAGGAATCAGGAGAAGAGCTAGCCTCAGCCGTGGCCCAGGCGCAGGCACAGCAGCCGGACGTCCAGCACATTGAACCGGAAGAGGAGGATGACGAGGAGGTCATAAAGATTGGCACTGAATCCGAGTCCAGTGTCGAGGAGGTCCCCACCAAGCGCGTGCGGATGGGTAAGAAAA tGACAAAATCGAAGCGGTCCGAGGATGCTGCATTGGAGGCCGAACAGAGGGCAGCCAAGGAGCGTGCCCTCATTCCCCTGGAGATGCGCGTCACACAGTTCAAGGAGATGCTGCGGGAGAAGGATGTGTCGGCGTTCAGCACGTGGGAGAAGGAGCTGCACAAGATTGTCTTTGATCCGCGGTATCTGCTGCTCACATCGAAGGAACGCAAACAGGTATTTGAAAAGTATGTCAAGGACCGGGCCGAAGAGGAGCGCAAGGAGAAGCGCAACAAGATGCGACAGAAGCGCGATGACTTCCGTAGCCTTATGGAGGAGGCCAGGCTGCATGGCAA ATCCTCCTTCTCAGAGTTTAGCCAGAAGAATGCCAAGGAGGAGCGATATCGGGCCATCGAGAAGGTGCGCGAGCGCGAGAGCCTCTTCAACGAGTACATCGTGGACGTACGCCGTCGGGAGAAGGAGGACAAGCAACTAAAAAAAGAACAG